A genomic window from Thermoanaerobacter uzonensis DSM 18761 includes:
- the kamA gene encoding lysine 2,3-aminomutase, translating into MRVNRRYELFGHVSDEEWNDWKWQIRNRIETVEELKKYFPLTQEEEEAISKTLQTLRMAITPYYLSLIDPNDPNDPIRKRAVPTINELYRASEDLVDPLSEDVDSPVPGLTHRYPDRVLLLITDQCSMYCRHCTRRRFAGQTDAPLPMDKIERAIEYIAKTPQIRDVLISGGDPLTLSDDKLESIIKRLREIPHVEIIRIGSSTPVVLPQRITPELVNMLKKYHPIWVNTHFNHPHEITEDSRRACEMLADAGIPLGNQTVLLRGVNDCVHVMKKLVHELVKIRVRPYYIYQCDLSLGLSHFRTPVSKGIEIIEALRGHTSGFCVPTFVVDAPGGGGKIPVGPNYVISQSHDKVVLRNYEGVITTYIEPQNYMPGPCVYDDEIPEEITGVAGLLQQDKIATIEPQELERKKRRRLDE; encoded by the coding sequence ATGAGAGTTAATAGGAGATATGAGCTTTTCGGACATGTGTCGGACGAAGAGTGGAACGACTGGAAGTGGCAAATTAGAAACCGAATAGAGACAGTGGAAGAACTTAAAAAATATTTTCCATTGACACAAGAGGAAGAAGAAGCGATTTCTAAGACTTTGCAGACTTTGAGAATGGCTATAACGCCATATTACCTTTCTTTAATAGATCCAAACGATCCAAATGACCCCATAAGAAAGAGAGCGGTTCCTACTATAAATGAGCTTTACAGGGCTTCCGAAGATTTGGTAGATCCACTTAGTGAAGATGTGGATTCGCCAGTGCCGGGGCTTACTCACAGATATCCTGATAGGGTACTTCTTCTTATAACAGACCAGTGTTCTATGTATTGCAGACATTGTACGAGGAGAAGATTTGCAGGACAAACTGATGCGCCACTTCCAATGGATAAAATAGAGAGGGCCATCGAGTACATTGCTAAAACTCCACAAATACGAGATGTACTTATTTCGGGGGGAGATCCACTTACCCTTTCAGATGATAAGTTAGAGAGTATTATAAAAAGGCTAAGAGAGATACCTCATGTAGAGATAATAAGAATAGGTTCCTCAACTCCTGTTGTGCTTCCACAAAGAATAACGCCAGAATTGGTCAACATGCTTAAAAAATATCATCCAATATGGGTAAATACCCATTTTAATCACCCTCACGAAATAACAGAGGATTCTAGAAGAGCCTGCGAAATGCTGGCAGATGCGGGAATTCCTCTTGGAAACCAGACGGTTCTTCTAAGGGGAGTAAATGATTGCGTACATGTCATGAAAAAACTTGTTCATGAATTGGTGAAAATAAGGGTAAGGCCCTATTATATTTACCAATGTGATTTGTCATTAGGGCTTTCCCACTTTAGGACTCCTGTTTCAAAGGGAATTGAAATTATTGAGGCTTTGAGAGGTCATACATCAGGATTTTGCGTTCCTACCTTTGTGGTAGATGCACCAGGCGGAGGAGGGAAAATTCCAGTAGGCCCCAATTATGTAATATCTCAAAGCCATGACAAAGTAGTTCTTAGAAATTATGAAGGAGTTATCACCACATATATAGAGCCACAAAATTATATGCCAGGTCCTTGTGTATACGATGATGAAATACCAGAAGAAATAACTGGTGTTGCGGGTCTTCTCCAGCAAGACAAAATTGCTACAATAGAGCCTCAAGAATTAGAAAGGAAAA